A genome region from Flavobacterium sp. CFS9 includes the following:
- the dnaE gene encoding DNA polymerase III subunit alpha, whose product MYLIFDTETTGLPKRWDAPITDSDNWPRCIQIAWQLHDEMGQLIEHQDYLVKPDGFNIPYDAERIHGISTELADADGITLAEVLEKFNIALSKTKFIVGQNLGFDVNIMGAEFHRMGVDSPMGSMPVLDTCTEVTASLLQLPGGRGGKFKLPTLTELHSYLFNKPFAEAHNATADVEATTRCFLELIRREVFTKEELDVPKDYFKEFQERNPQEFPLIGLKHINLKAASDKIREQLKALAGDDGQNVVSEEDKADFKAAKFAHLHNHTQFSVLQSTIGIGNIVSAAAKNGMPAVAMTDTGNMMGAFHFVSAVMNHNKAASGKNKALVEAGEEPTETEVKPIVGCEFNICENHLDKSKKDNGYQVVLLAKNKAGYHNLAKMASIAYTDGFYYVPRIDRTIVEQYKGDIMVLSGNLYGEIPSKILNIGENQAEEALIWWAAQFGEDFYLEVMRHNQEDENRVNKTLIEFSKKHNVKLIATNNTYYLNKEDANAHDILLCVKDGEKQATPIGRGRGYRYGLPNQEYYFKSQDEMKKLFADLPEAIINIQEIIDKVEGYSLYRDVLLPKFEIPDEFMVPEDEEDGGVRGENKYLRYLTMEGAKRRYGEITESIQERLDFELMTISNSGYPGYFLIVQDFIAEARKMDVSVGPGRGSAAGSAVAYCLGITNIDPIKYDLLFERFLNPDRVSMPDIDIDFDDEGRGRVMDYVINKYGQKQVAQIITYGKMATKSAIRDTARVLDLPLFEADRIAKLIPGMMPSKWNLARFISESEDEVKKALRSDEFDNVKELIAIANEDDLAGETIQQAKILEGSMRNTGIHACGVIITPSDITNYVPVTTAKDSDLYVTQFDNSVAESAGLLKMDFLGLKTLTLIKDTVKLVKYRTNIDLDPDTFPIDDEETYALFQRGETVGIFQYESPGMQKYMKDLKPTVFGDLIAMNALYRPGPLEYIPSFVRRKNGDEEIKYDLDACAEYLSETYGITVYQEQVMLLSQSLAGFTKGEADVLRKAMGKKQKDVLDKMKPKFVEQAAQKGHDAKILEKIWKDWEAFASYAFNKSHSTCYAWIAYQTAYLKAHYPAEYMAAVLSNNMNDIKQVSFFMEECKRMGLQVLGPDVNESYYKFTVNDDYAVRFGMGAIKGVGSGAVETIVENRKDGRYKSIFDLAKRIDLRAANKKAIENLALAGGFDSFEGTTRAQYFHDDGDGITFYEKAMRYGSKFQENENSSQVSLFGETSEVQIAEPVVPPCEDWSTMEKLAKEKEVVGIYISGHPLDDFRFEMKYFCNNKLESLKSMNEFVGKNLNFAGIINNVQHRVAKNGKGWAVFNLEGYDESYEFKIFGEEYLKFRHFLIQNNFAFIKILIKDGWVNHDTGKKSDPRMQFVEIRQLQDILEAFAKKLILLLNIKDLQADFIHRLSHLFSENKGDNSVTFEIMELEKVKRLVEVETPKDFEETTFEEENDREDDGMEETKIQEVNEVEEIKVVNKLTMPSRRLKVKISTDLLIELEKMQVNFKLN is encoded by the coding sequence ATGTACTTAATATTCGATACCGAAACTACCGGATTACCAAAACGATGGGATGCTCCGATAACCGATTCTGATAACTGGCCTCGCTGTATTCAGATCGCATGGCAGCTTCATGATGAAATGGGACAGCTCATAGAGCATCAGGATTATCTGGTTAAGCCCGATGGATTTAATATTCCGTACGATGCCGAACGTATTCACGGAATTTCGACAGAATTGGCCGATGCCGATGGAATCACTTTGGCTGAGGTTTTGGAGAAATTCAATATTGCTTTAAGTAAAACCAAGTTTATTGTTGGTCAGAACTTAGGTTTTGACGTTAATATTATGGGAGCAGAATTCCATAGAATGGGAGTAGATTCGCCTATGGGGTCGATGCCTGTTCTGGATACCTGTACCGAAGTTACCGCTTCATTATTACAGCTTCCGGGAGGACGTGGAGGTAAATTTAAATTGCCAACCTTAACGGAGTTGCATAGTTACCTTTTCAACAAGCCTTTCGCAGAAGCGCACAACGCAACTGCCGACGTTGAGGCAACCACGCGTTGTTTTCTGGAGTTAATCAGAAGAGAGGTTTTTACTAAAGAAGAGCTGGACGTTCCTAAGGATTATTTCAAAGAATTTCAGGAAAGAAATCCGCAGGAATTTCCGTTAATTGGTTTAAAACACATCAACTTAAAAGCGGCTTCTGATAAAATCAGAGAACAATTAAAAGCTTTAGCTGGAGATGACGGGCAAAATGTAGTTTCAGAAGAAGATAAAGCGGATTTTAAAGCTGCAAAATTTGCACATTTACACAATCATACACAGTTTTCGGTACTTCAATCTACTATCGGAATTGGAAATATTGTTTCGGCTGCAGCCAAAAACGGAATGCCGGCCGTTGCTATGACCGATACCGGAAACATGATGGGGGCTTTTCATTTTGTGAGTGCCGTTATGAACCATAATAAAGCAGCTTCAGGAAAAAATAAAGCCTTGGTTGAAGCTGGAGAAGAACCGACTGAAACCGAAGTAAAACCAATTGTAGGCTGTGAATTTAATATCTGTGAAAATCACTTAGACAAAAGCAAAAAAGATAATGGTTACCAAGTTGTTTTACTGGCTAAAAATAAAGCAGGTTATCACAATTTGGCCAAAATGGCTTCGATTGCCTATACGGATGGTTTTTATTATGTTCCGAGAATTGACCGCACCATTGTTGAACAATACAAAGGTGATATCATGGTTTTGTCCGGGAATTTATACGGAGAAATTCCGAGTAAAATCCTGAACATTGGTGAGAATCAAGCCGAAGAAGCTTTGATTTGGTGGGCGGCACAATTTGGTGAAGATTTCTACCTGGAAGTAATGCGCCACAATCAGGAAGATGAAAATCGTGTCAACAAAACCCTTATTGAGTTTTCGAAAAAACACAATGTAAAGTTAATTGCAACCAATAACACCTATTATTTAAATAAAGAAGACGCGAATGCACACGATATTTTACTTTGCGTAAAAGACGGTGAAAAGCAGGCAACACCTATCGGACGTGGTCGCGGTTACCGCTACGGACTTCCAAATCAGGAATACTATTTCAAATCGCAAGACGAGATGAAAAAGCTCTTTGCCGATTTGCCGGAAGCCATTATCAATATTCAGGAAATTATTGATAAGGTTGAAGGATATTCGCTTTATCGCGATGTATTACTTCCTAAATTCGAAATTCCTGACGAATTTATGGTTCCCGAAGATGAAGAAGATGGCGGTGTTCGTGGAGAAAATAAATACCTGCGATACCTTACTATGGAAGGTGCCAAAAGAAGGTATGGTGAAATTACCGAATCGATTCAGGAGCGTTTGGATTTTGAATTAATGACGATTTCGAATTCAGGATATCCGGGTTATTTCCTGATTGTACAGGATTTCATTGCTGAGGCCAGAAAAATGGACGTATCGGTAGGTCCCGGCCGTGGATCTGCTGCCGGTTCTGCGGTAGCATATTGTCTCGGAATTACGAACATTGATCCTATTAAATACGATTTACTTTTTGAGCGTTTCCTAAACCCTGACCGTGTATCGATGCCCGATATTGATATCGACTTTGATGACGAGGGTCGTGGACGTGTAATGGATTATGTAATCAACAAATACGGTCAAAAACAGGTGGCACAGATTATTACCTATGGTAAAATGGCAACCAAATCGGCGATTCGTGATACGGCGCGTGTACTGGATTTACCATTATTTGAAGCCGACAGGATTGCAAAACTGATTCCGGGAATGATGCCTTCAAAATGGAATTTGGCGCGTTTTATTTCTGAGAGTGAAGATGAGGTTAAAAAAGCACTTCGTTCAGACGAATTTGATAATGTAAAAGAGTTAATCGCCATTGCTAATGAAGATGATTTGGCGGGAGAAACCATTCAGCAGGCAAAAATCCTTGAGGGATCGATGCGTAATACCGGTATTCACGCCTGTGGGGTAATCATTACACCATCGGATATTACGAATTACGTTCCTGTTACCACCGCAAAAGATTCGGATTTATATGTAACTCAGTTTGATAACTCGGTCGCAGAAAGTGCTGGATTGCTGAAAATGGACTTCTTGGGTCTGAAGACCCTTACACTGATAAAAGATACCGTAAAACTGGTAAAATACAGAACGAATATTGATCTGGATCCTGATACTTTTCCAATCGATGACGAAGAAACGTATGCACTTTTCCAAAGAGGTGAAACTGTTGGAATCTTCCAATACGAGTCGCCTGGGATGCAGAAATATATGAAAGATCTGAAGCCAACAGTTTTTGGAGATTTGATTGCCATGAACGCCTTGTATCGACCGGGACCTTTGGAGTATATTCCGTCTTTCGTTCGAAGAAAAAACGGTGACGAGGAAATCAAATACGATTTAGATGCCTGTGCCGAATATTTATCAGAAACCTACGGAATTACGGTTTACCAGGAGCAGGTAATGCTTTTGTCTCAGTCTTTGGCAGGATTTACAAAGGGTGAGGCCGACGTTTTGCGTAAAGCGATGGGTAAGAAACAAAAAGACGTACTGGATAAAATGAAGCCGAAGTTTGTCGAACAAGCAGCGCAAAAAGGCCATGATGCGAAGATTCTGGAGAAAATCTGGAAAGATTGGGAAGCGTTTGCGAGTTACGCCTTCAACAAATCACACTCGACCTGTTATGCCTGGATTGCTTACCAAACGGCTTATTTGAAAGCGCATTATCCTGCAGAATATATGGCTGCGGTACTTTCGAATAACATGAACGATATCAAACAAGTATCGTTTTTTATGGAAGAATGTAAACGTATGGGCTTACAGGTTTTGGGGCCAGATGTAAATGAATCGTACTATAAATTTACTGTAAATGATGATTATGCCGTTCGTTTTGGAATGGGAGCGATTAAAGGAGTAGGTTCCGGAGCCGTAGAGACAATTGTGGAAAATAGAAAAGACGGAAGATACAAATCGATTTTTGACCTGGCGAAACGAATTGATTTGCGTGCAGCCAACAAAAAAGCGATTGAAAACCTGGCGTTGGCAGGTGGTTTCGATTCCTTTGAAGGAACAACCAGAGCACAGTATTTTCATGATGACGGAGATGGAATTACTTTTTATGAAAAAGCGATGCGTTACGGATCGAAGTTTCAGGAAAATGAAAATTCATCACAGGTAAGTTTGTTCGGAGAAACCAGCGAAGTACAGATTGCTGAACCTGTCGTACCTCCTTGTGAAGACTGGAGTACCATGGAAAAACTGGCGAAGGAAAAAGAAGTAGTTGGAATTTATATTTCAGGACATCCTTTAGACGATTTCAGATTTGAGATGAAATACTTCTGCAATAACAAATTGGAATCCTTGAAAAGTATGAACGAGTTTGTGGGTAAAAATCTGAATTTTGCAGGAATCATAAATAATGTTCAGCACCGTGTGGCTAAAAATGGAAAAGGCTGGGCAGTTTTTAACTTAGAGGGTTATGATGAAAGTTACGAGTTCAAGATTTTTGGGGAAGAATATTTAAAATTCCGCCATTTTCTAATTCAGAATAATTTTGCTTTCATCAAAATACTAATAAAAGACGGCTGGGTAAATCATGACACCGGTAAGAAATCCGATCCAAGAATGCAATTTGTCGAAATAAGACAATTACAGGATATTTTGGAGGCTTTTGCCAAAAAGCTGATTTTATTATTAAACATAAAAGATCTTCAGGCAGATTTTATTCATAGACTAAGTCATTTGTTTAGCGAGAATAAAGGAGACAATTCGGTGACTTTTGAGATCATGGAATTGGAAAAAGTAAAGAGATTGGTGGAGGTCGAAACACCGAAAGATTTTGAAGAAACTACTTTTGAAGAAGAAAATGACAGGGAAGATGACGGAATGGAAGAAACCAAGATTCAGGAAGTAAATGAAGTTGAGGAAATTAAGGTCGTAAACAAATTAACGATGCCAAGCCGCAGGTTAAAAGTGAAAATTTCAACAGACTTATTGATAGAATTGGAAAAAATGCAGGTGAATTTTAAGCTAAATTAG
- the leuC gene encoding 3-isopropylmalate dehydratase large subunit: MSKTLFDKVWDSHVVRKIEDGPDVFFIDRHFIHEVTSPVAFLGLKARGVSVLYPERTFATADHNTPTINQHLPVQDALSANQLKALEDNANEYGISHWGLGHIKNGIVHVVGPENGITLPGATIVCGDSHTSTHGAFGAIAFGIGTSEVEMVLSTQCIMQPKPKKMRINVNGQLSKGVGPKDVALYIIAQLTTSGGTGYFVEYAGDVFENMTMEGRMTVCNLSIEMGARGGMIAPDQTTFDFLEGKLFAPKGEAWDKAIAYWKTLKTDSDAVFDAELNFNASDIEPMITYGTNPGMGIGISKHIPNANQVEGGEETYKKSLAYMGFKEDDVMIGKPIDYVFLGSCTNGRIEDFRAFAEIVKGRKKADNVTAWLVPGSHVVEAQIKEEGILDILTDAGFVLRQPGCSACLAMNDDKVPAGKYAVSTSNRNFEGRQGPGSRTLLASPIMAAAAAVTGKLTDPRELF, translated from the coding sequence ATGAGTAAGACATTATTTGACAAAGTATGGGATTCACATGTAGTGCGTAAAATTGAAGATGGACCAGATGTGTTTTTTATTGACCGCCATTTTATTCACGAAGTTACAAGTCCCGTTGCTTTTTTAGGATTAAAAGCCAGAGGCGTTTCCGTTTTATATCCGGAGCGTACTTTTGCAACTGCAGATCACAATACTCCAACTATTAATCAACACCTGCCTGTACAAGACGCTCTCTCTGCCAATCAGCTGAAAGCTCTTGAAGACAATGCCAATGAATATGGGATTTCGCACTGGGGACTGGGACACATTAAAAATGGAATTGTACACGTGGTAGGTCCTGAAAACGGAATTACTTTGCCGGGTGCTACTATTGTTTGTGGTGATTCACACACCTCTACGCACGGTGCTTTTGGAGCGATTGCTTTTGGTATCGGAACTTCTGAGGTTGAAATGGTACTTTCTACGCAATGTATCATGCAGCCAAAACCAAAGAAAATGCGTATCAATGTAAACGGCCAGTTAAGCAAAGGAGTTGGTCCAAAAGACGTTGCTCTTTATATTATTGCTCAGTTAACTACTTCAGGCGGAACCGGTTATTTTGTTGAATATGCCGGAGATGTTTTCGAAAATATGACTATGGAAGGCCGTATGACGGTTTGTAACCTAAGTATTGAAATGGGTGCCCGAGGAGGGATGATCGCTCCGGATCAGACTACTTTTGATTTCCTTGAAGGAAAATTATTTGCTCCAAAAGGAGAAGCATGGGATAAAGCAATCGCCTATTGGAAAACCCTGAAAACAGATTCTGATGCTGTTTTTGACGCCGAATTGAACTTCAACGCCTCAGATATTGAACCAATGATTACTTATGGTACTAACCCGGGAATGGGAATTGGTATCTCAAAACATATTCCGAACGCCAATCAGGTTGAAGGCGGTGAGGAAACGTATAAAAAATCTCTTGCCTACATGGGCTTTAAGGAAGACGACGTAATGATCGGAAAACCAATTGACTACGTTTTCTTAGGAAGCTGTACCAACGGACGTATTGAAGATTTCAGGGCTTTTGCGGAGATTGTTAAAGGAAGAAAAAAAGCGGATAATGTAACAGCCTGGCTAGTTCCCGGCTCACATGTTGTTGAAGCTCAAATTAAAGAAGAAGGTATTTTAGACATTCTTACAGATGCTGGTTTTGTATTACGTCAGCCGGGCTGCTCTGCCTGTTTAGCCATGAACGATGACAAAGTTCCTGCCGGAAAGTATGCAGTAAGCACCTCCAACAGAAATTTTGAAGGTCGTCAGGGTCCCGGTTCAAGAACATTATTAGCAAGTCCGATTATGGCTGCCGCAGCTGCTGTTACCGGAAAACTAACAGACCCGAGAGAATTATTCTAA
- a CDS encoding outer membrane beta-barrel protein codes for MKKNLFLLGLLVCSMATMAQTEKADKPESWYFKLGGSYFVQTAATEFPTVGGNLPLDRTYVGGKLVSEESVTGSFGEGFRTGITAGYRFNARLGVELGVNYYTSKDKTMAQTRSDVPITPSGVYSFKSVGQITAFDLAPALVLFLGEHKGFEPYTKVGVLIPVHGDLEITSDAYAPIAFSPAGAPTAFGNVHSVDKVKPNPTLGFTAALGTSYKLGKNISVFAELEYRNFTVHGKTKETTEFTVNGNDALASRTTAQRYTVYRDRLDVNSNNPLFNPNTSTPDTKDTTRPNDKMDELSSYVGISGLGLTLGLKYSL; via the coding sequence ATGAAAAAGAACCTATTTTTATTAGGGTTATTAGTTTGCTCTATGGCCACAATGGCGCAAACAGAAAAAGCAGATAAACCGGAAAGCTGGTATTTTAAATTAGGAGGATCTTATTTTGTTCAAACTGCAGCTACTGAATTTCCAACTGTTGGAGGAAACCTTCCATTGGACAGGACTTATGTTGGAGGAAAATTAGTTTCTGAAGAAAGTGTTACAGGATCTTTTGGAGAAGGTTTCAGGACCGGAATAACTGCAGGATATAGATTTAATGCTCGTTTAGGAGTTGAATTAGGAGTTAATTATTATACAAGTAAGGATAAAACTATGGCTCAAACGAGATCGGATGTGCCTATTACACCAAGTGGAGTTTACAGCTTCAAATCTGTAGGTCAGATTACAGCTTTCGATTTAGCTCCTGCTTTAGTTTTGTTTTTAGGAGAGCACAAAGGATTTGAGCCTTACACAAAAGTAGGTGTTTTAATTCCTGTTCACGGAGATTTAGAAATTACTTCTGATGCATATGCACCAATTGCTTTTAGCCCTGCGGGAGCTCCAACTGCTTTTGGAAATGTTCACAGTGTTGATAAAGTAAAACCAAATCCAACTTTAGGTTTCACAGCTGCTTTAGGTACTTCATACAAATTAGGAAAAAACATCTCTGTTTTTGCTGAGTTAGAGTACCGTAACTTTACAGTTCACGGAAAAACTAAAGAAACTACAGAATTTACAGTTAATGGTAATGATGCTTTAGCTTCAAGAACAACTGCTCAAAGATATACAGTTTACAGAGATAGATTAGATGTTAATTCTAATAACCCGTTATTTAACCCTAACACTTCTACTCCAGATACTAAAGACACAACCAGACCAAATGATAAAATGGATGAGTTAAGCTCTTACGTTGGAATCTCAGGTTTAGGATTAACTTTAGGTCTTAAATACAGCTTGTAA
- a CDS encoding prolyl oligopeptidase family protein, producing the protein MKKTFLLMAITTAGISFGQGKIHYPQTKKGETVDVYFDTKVNDPYRWLEDDKSAETGAWVKAQNEVTYGYLDKIPFRDELKKRMEKLWNYEKISAPFVEGKFTYYSKNNGLQNQSVVYRKGKDGKEEVFLDPNTFSKDGTTSLGGLNFSKDGSKAAYAISEGGSDWRKVIIIDAITKKVLEDTIVDVKFSGVSWHGNTGFYYSSYDKPKGSELSAKTDQHKLYFHKLGTSQKEDKVIYGADQKRRYVGGYVTEDDKYLVISAANSTYGNELFIKDLTKPNSPIVTIVDNFNSSNQIIENEGTKLFIDTDLNAPNSRVVTVDISNPKPENWKDFIKETKDILSPTTGGGFFFANYTKDAVSFIQQYDYSGKLIREIKLPGVGSAGGFGAKKGEKTLYYSFTNYTTPGTIYSFEPKSGKSEIYQKPKVDFKSEDYESKQVFYTSKDGTKIPMIITYKKGLKLDGKNPTILYGYGGFNVSLTPSFSIANAVWLENGGVYAVANLRGGGEYGKKWHDAGTKLQKQNVFDDFIAAGEYLIAQKYTSSDFLAIRGGSNGGLLVGATMTQRPDLMKVALPAVGVMDMLRYHTFTAGAGWAYDYGTAQDNKEMFEYLKGYSPVQNVKNGVQYPATMVTTGDHDDRVVPAHSFKFAAELQEKQTGENPVLIRIDVKAGHGAGKSVAATIQENVDVQAFTLYNMGIKALPKK; encoded by the coding sequence ATGAAAAAAACATTTCTTCTAATGGCAATCACAACTGCAGGAATTTCGTTCGGGCAAGGCAAAATTCATTATCCCCAAACTAAAAAAGGCGAAACGGTTGATGTGTATTTTGACACTAAAGTAAACGACCCATATCGTTGGCTTGAAGACGATAAATCGGCTGAAACAGGAGCCTGGGTAAAGGCTCAAAATGAGGTAACTTATGGTTATTTGGATAAAATTCCATTCCGCGATGAACTTAAAAAGCGCATGGAAAAATTATGGAACTACGAAAAAATCAGTGCTCCATTTGTAGAAGGAAAATTTACTTACTATTCTAAAAACAATGGACTTCAGAATCAATCTGTAGTTTATAGAAAAGGAAAAGACGGTAAAGAGGAAGTTTTCTTAGATCCGAATACTTTTTCTAAAGACGGTACTACTTCTCTTGGAGGATTAAACTTCTCTAAAGACGGATCAAAAGCGGCTTATGCTATTTCTGAAGGAGGAAGCGACTGGAGAAAAGTAATCATTATTGATGCTATCACTAAAAAAGTACTGGAAGACACAATCGTTGATGTAAAATTCAGCGGGGTTTCATGGCATGGAAATACCGGTTTTTATTACTCCAGTTATGATAAGCCAAAAGGAAGTGAACTATCTGCAAAAACAGATCAGCATAAATTGTATTTCCACAAACTGGGAACTTCTCAAAAAGAAGACAAAGTGATTTACGGAGCCGATCAAAAACGCCGATATGTGGGAGGTTATGTTACGGAGGATGACAAATATCTGGTAATTTCTGCAGCGAATTCTACTTACGGAAATGAATTGTTCATCAAAGATCTAACAAAACCAAATAGCCCGATTGTAACGATTGTAGACAATTTCAACAGCAGCAATCAGATCATCGAGAATGAAGGAACTAAATTGTTTATCGATACAGACTTAAATGCACCAAACTCACGTGTAGTTACTGTTGATATCAGCAATCCAAAACCGGAAAACTGGAAAGATTTTATCAAAGAAACTAAGGATATCTTATCACCTACAACTGGTGGCGGATTCTTCTTTGCCAATTATACCAAAGATGCGGTTTCCTTTATACAACAATACGATTATAGCGGAAAACTAATCCGTGAAATCAAACTTCCGGGAGTAGGCAGTGCAGGTGGATTTGGAGCCAAAAAAGGAGAAAAAACATTATACTACAGCTTTACCAATTACACGACTCCGGGAACAATTTACTCATTTGAACCAAAATCAGGGAAGTCTGAAATCTACCAAAAACCAAAAGTTGATTTTAAAAGCGAAGATTACGAATCCAAACAAGTATTCTATACTTCAAAAGACGGAACAAAAATTCCGATGATCATCACCTATAAAAAAGGATTAAAATTAGACGGTAAAAACCCAACTATTCTTTATGGATACGGTGGATTCAACGTTAGCTTAACTCCTAGTTTCAGTATTGCCAATGCCGTTTGGTTAGAAAACGGAGGTGTTTATGCTGTTGCCAATTTAAGAGGTGGCGGTGAATATGGTAAAAAATGGCACGATGCCGGAACTAAACTGCAAAAACAAAATGTATTTGACGATTTTATTGCAGCTGGAGAATATTTAATTGCACAAAAATATACCTCTTCAGACTTCCTTGCTATTCGCGGAGGTTCTAACGGAGGTTTATTAGTGGGTGCGACTATGACACAGCGTCCTGATTTAATGAAAGTAGCTTTACCGGCTGTTGGTGTAATGGACATGTTACGTTACCATACTTTCACTGCCGGAGCAGGTTGGGCTTACGATTACGGAACCGCGCAGGATAACAAAGAAATGTTTGAATACCTTAAAGGTTACTCACCAGTACAAAACGTGAAAAACGGTGTTCAGTACCCTGCAACTATGGTAACTACAGGTGATCATGATGACCGTGTGGTTCCTGCACACAGTTTTAAATTTGCTGCTGAGCTGCAGGAGAAACAAACAGGGGAAAATCCGGTGTTAATTCGTATTGACGTAAAAGCAGGTCACGGAGCAGGAAAATCTGTTGCCGCAACTATTCAGGAAAATGTAGACGTTCAGGCGTTTACACTTTACAATATGGGAATTAAAGCTTTACCGAAAAAGTAA
- a CDS encoding DUF417 family protein, translating to MNLNEFAYKLGVLGTVIILLWVGLFKFTAVEAGAIKELVENHFAMGWMYKVMSVQQVSNLIGIFEVLTGIGLLASLFLKRIGFYAGFASAVIFVTTLSFLVTTPGVFKMVEGFPVTDFFILKDIPYLAISLMVFVNGKE from the coding sequence ATGAATTTAAATGAATTTGCATACAAACTGGGAGTTTTGGGAACTGTAATTATTTTGCTTTGGGTAGGGCTTTTTAAGTTTACAGCAGTTGAAGCCGGGGCTATAAAAGAATTGGTTGAAAATCATTTTGCTATGGGTTGGATGTACAAAGTAATGTCGGTTCAACAGGTTTCAAATCTTATTGGGATTTTTGAAGTGTTAACGGGGATTGGTTTGCTGGCTTCTTTGTTTTTAAAAAGAATTGGTTTTTATGCGGGCTTTGCATCAGCGGTTATATTTGTGACAACATTGAGTTTTTTGGTGACCACTCCGGGTGTTTTTAAAATGGTTGAGGGATTTCCGGTAACTGATTTTTTTATTTTAAAAGACATTCCTTACTTGGCCATTTCACTGATGGTTTTTGTAAATGGTAAAGAATAA
- a CDS encoding Gfo/Idh/MocA family protein, with the protein MKIVKWGIIGCGNVTEVKSGPAFQKTSNSALVAVMRRDAALAEDYAKRHNVPKWYSNAIDLINDPEVDAVYIATPPSSHKEYTILCAKAGKPVYVEKPMALNFEECNEMISVCKEHNVPLFVAYYRRRLPRFLKIKELIEQGKIGTIRHVNCVLYHPFEKRYDDEINLPWTVLPHISGGGIFVDLACHTLDFLDFVFGPIKSVRGHASSQLKAYPAEDSVSMSFLFENGIHGTGLWNFASFERYDNTDITGDKGKISFSTFGNDPIHIQYANGEKESITVENPLHIQQPLVETVVAELLGEEGFSPSKGESAARTTWVIDEVLKEFRNSK; encoded by the coding sequence ATGAAAATTGTAAAATGGGGAATTATAGGTTGCGGCAATGTAACCGAAGTTAAAAGCGGTCCTGCTTTCCAGAAAACTTCAAATTCAGCTTTAGTTGCTGTTATGCGCAGAGATGCAGCTCTTGCCGAAGATTACGCCAAACGTCATAATGTTCCGAAATGGTATTCCAATGCGATTGATTTAATTAATGATCCTGAAGTTGATGCCGTTTATATTGCTACGCCTCCATCTTCTCATAAAGAATACACCATTTTATGTGCTAAGGCCGGAAAACCAGTTTACGTAGAGAAACCAATGGCTTTAAATTTTGAAGAATGCAACGAAATGATCAGCGTTTGTAAAGAACACAACGTGCCTTTATTTGTAGCTTATTACAGAAGACGCCTTCCGAGATTCCTAAAAATTAAAGAATTAATCGAACAAGGTAAAATTGGAACTATCAGACATGTAAATTGTGTTTTGTACCATCCGTTTGAGAAGCGCTACGACGACGAAATCAATTTACCATGGACAGTTTTACCACATATCTCAGGCGGCGGGATATTTGTCGATCTGGCTTGTCATACCCTAGATTTTTTAGATTTTGTATTTGGTCCTATAAAATCAGTACGCGGGCATGCGAGTTCGCAGCTCAAAGCCTATCCGGCAGAAGATTCGGTTTCGATGTCCTTTTTATTCGAGAACGGAATCCATGGAACCGGTTTATGGAATTTTGCCAGTTTTGAGCGTTACGACAATACCGATATTACAGGCGATAAAGGAAAGATTTCCTTTTCTACTTTCGGGAATGACCCTATTCATATTCAATATGCAAATGGCGAAAAAGAAAGTATTACGGTCGAAAATCCGCTTCATATCCAGCAGCCTCTTGTTGAAACTGTCGTTGCTGAGCTTTTAGGTGAAGAAGGTTTCTCACCATCAAAAGGCGAATCTGCTGCCAGAACAACCTGGGTTATCGATGAAGTATTGAAAGAGTTTAGAAATTCAAAATAA